The proteins below come from a single Cupriavidus sp. P-10 genomic window:
- a CDS encoding error-prone DNA polymerase — protein MDINAKAGLPAYAELHCRSNFSFLAGASRPEELAERAAQLGYHALAITDECSLAGIVRAHTEARNAGLRLVIGAWFRLQNADGSPALSFLALARNREGYGNLCELITLARMRAAKGSYVLTPRDLAAPEAPSEHLKGLPDCLIVFTPDYGVAAEKLEAQSAWVSATFAGRAWMGLSLLYKPMDDIHRGTVEAAAARHHLRIVATGNVTMHVRSRKPMHDVLTAIRVHRPVPECGYDLLPNAEQHLRSRLRLANIYPHRYLTESVHIANLCQFSLDELRYEYPEEVVPDGVTPSDYLRGEAYVGAHRRYPDGIPLAVQQQLEHEFALIRDMSYEPYFLTVYDIVRFARSNGILCQGRGSAANSAVCYCLGITEVDPARGNLLFERFISKERAEPPDIDVDFEHQRREEVIQYLYRKYGRDRAALAAAVTTYRPRSALRDTGKALGVDPAIVDLVAKSHHWFDSKADLLKRFGESGVDTEAALSQRWAHMAVSLLGFPRHLSQHTGGFVLARGKLSRLVPIENAAMADRSVIQWDKDDLDALGLLKVDVLALGMLSAIRRALDLVTQQRGEAFELQDIPAEDPKTYEMISRADTVGVFQIESRAQMSMLPRLKPRTFYDLVIEVAIVRPGPVQGGMVHPYLRRRQGLEPVSYPSPEMEQALSRTLGVPIFQEQVMQVAMLAAGFSAGEADQLRRAMAAWKRKGGLERYHERIVTGMLERGYDLEFAESIFRQIQGFGEYGFPESHAASFALLVYASAWLKCHEPDAFLCAMLNSQPMGFYTPSQLVQDAKRHGVTVLPVDVTVSGWDASLESHEGSVLAVRLGLSQLRGMRREAAERIETARALRPFASVKVLARRASLDRHDVNVLAAGNALIGLTGSRRQAMWQAAAAVPDKDLLRPADLDEPMPELSQPTEGEEIVSDYRSLGLTLNRHPLALLRHKLAALRFVPADVLATYATRQIARGCGIVTVRQRPSTANGVVFLSLEDETGTVSVIVWPSVMEKYRREVLTASLLGVYGQWQCEGEVRHLIAQRFVDLSPMLGSLDTASRNFC, from the coding sequence ATGGACATCAACGCCAAGGCAGGTCTGCCCGCCTACGCGGAACTGCACTGCCGCTCCAACTTCTCCTTCCTCGCCGGCGCCTCACGGCCGGAAGAGCTCGCTGAGCGCGCCGCTCAGTTGGGCTACCACGCGCTCGCCATCACGGACGAGTGCTCGCTAGCGGGCATCGTTCGTGCCCACACAGAGGCCAGGAATGCCGGCCTTCGCCTTGTAATTGGCGCCTGGTTCCGGCTGCAGAACGCCGACGGCTCTCCCGCGCTCTCATTCCTTGCGCTTGCCCGTAACCGCGAAGGTTATGGCAACTTGTGCGAACTGATCACGCTCGCGCGCATGCGCGCCGCCAAGGGTTCCTATGTGCTGACCCCACGCGACTTGGCCGCGCCCGAAGCGCCGTCCGAGCATCTGAAGGGGCTGCCAGATTGCTTGATCGTGTTCACGCCGGACTATGGCGTGGCGGCCGAGAAGCTGGAGGCGCAATCGGCATGGGTGAGCGCGACTTTTGCTGGCAGGGCGTGGATGGGATTGAGCCTGCTCTACAAGCCGATGGACGATATCCACCGCGGCACGGTCGAAGCGGCCGCGGCGCGACATCACCTGCGCATCGTCGCCACTGGCAACGTCACCATGCACGTACGCTCGCGCAAGCCGATGCATGACGTGCTGACTGCCATCCGTGTGCATCGCCCGGTTCCCGAATGTGGGTATGACCTCCTGCCTAACGCCGAGCAGCACCTGCGCTCCCGCTTGCGACTCGCCAACATTTACCCGCACCGCTACCTGACGGAGTCGGTCCACATTGCAAACCTGTGTCAATTTTCGCTGGACGAGCTCCGTTACGAGTATCCCGAAGAAGTGGTGCCGGATGGCGTCACGCCGTCCGACTATCTGCGGGGCGAAGCCTATGTCGGCGCGCACCGTCGCTATCCGGACGGCATCCCCCTTGCCGTCCAGCAGCAACTCGAACATGAATTCGCACTGATCCGCGACATGTCGTATGAACCCTATTTCCTGACGGTCTACGACATCGTGCGGTTCGCCCGCTCCAACGGCATTCTCTGCCAGGGTCGCGGGTCCGCAGCCAATTCCGCCGTCTGCTACTGTCTCGGCATTACCGAAGTTGACCCGGCACGCGGCAACCTGCTGTTCGAGCGGTTCATTTCAAAAGAGCGCGCCGAGCCGCCCGATATCGACGTCGACTTCGAGCATCAGCGCCGCGAGGAGGTGATCCAGTACCTGTATCGCAAGTACGGGAGGGACCGCGCGGCACTGGCTGCCGCGGTGACCACCTACCGGCCTCGCAGCGCGCTGCGCGACACAGGCAAGGCATTAGGTGTGGATCCCGCGATCGTCGACCTGGTCGCGAAATCTCACCATTGGTTCGACAGCAAAGCGGATCTCCTTAAGCGTTTTGGCGAAAGCGGCGTGGATACGGAAGCGGCATTGTCCCAACGCTGGGCACACATGGCCGTGTCGCTGCTTGGCTTCCCGCGGCATCTCTCCCAGCACACAGGAGGTTTTGTGCTCGCGCGTGGCAAGCTTTCCAGGCTGGTGCCAATCGAGAACGCGGCCATGGCCGATCGCAGCGTGATCCAGTGGGACAAGGACGACCTTGACGCCTTGGGGTTGCTCAAGGTTGATGTCCTCGCGCTCGGCATGCTGTCTGCGATCCGGCGAGCCCTGGATCTGGTGACGCAACAACGCGGAGAAGCCTTTGAGCTGCAGGACATTCCAGCGGAAGATCCGAAGACCTACGAGATGATTTCGCGGGCGGATACGGTGGGCGTGTTCCAGATTGAGTCGCGCGCCCAGATGTCGATGCTGCCCCGCTTGAAGCCGCGCACCTTCTATGACCTCGTCATCGAAGTGGCGATCGTTCGGCCGGGCCCGGTTCAGGGTGGCATGGTGCATCCCTACCTGCGTCGCCGGCAGGGCTTGGAGCCGGTCAGCTATCCGAGCCCGGAGATGGAGCAAGCCCTGTCCCGCACGCTGGGTGTACCGATCTTTCAGGAACAGGTGATGCAGGTAGCCATGCTGGCGGCAGGCTTCTCAGCTGGGGAAGCGGATCAACTGCGTCGCGCCATGGCCGCCTGGAAGCGAAAAGGTGGGTTGGAGCGATACCACGAACGCATCGTGACGGGCATGCTCGAGCGCGGCTACGATCTGGAGTTCGCGGAGAGCATCTTCCGGCAGATCCAGGGCTTCGGCGAGTACGGCTTTCCGGAAAGCCATGCAGCAAGCTTCGCACTTCTCGTCTACGCGAGTGCGTGGCTCAAGTGCCACGAGCCTGACGCCTTCCTCTGCGCCATGCTGAATAGCCAGCCGATGGGCTTCTACACGCCATCCCAGCTGGTGCAGGACGCCAAGCGCCATGGCGTCACGGTTCTTCCTGTTGATGTGACAGTGAGTGGCTGGGACGCCAGCCTGGAAAGTCATGAAGGCTCGGTGCTGGCTGTACGCCTGGGCCTCTCGCAGCTGAGGGGCATGCGCCGCGAAGCGGCCGAACGCATCGAAACGGCACGCGCACTCCGGCCCTTCGCCTCCGTCAAGGTTCTTGCTCGCAGAGCGTCGCTAGACCGGCACGATGTCAATGTACTGGCCGCTGGCAATGCGTTGATTGGCCTTACGGGTAGTCGACGCCAGGCGATGTGGCAGGCGGCTGCAGCGGTACCTGACAAGGATCTGCTGCGGCCCGCGGATCTGGACGAGCCAATGCCCGAACTCTCACAGCCAACGGAAGGCGAGGAGATCGTCAGCGACTATCGCTCGCTCGGCCTCACGCTGAACCGCCACCCGCTTGCCCTGCTCCGCCACAAGCTTGCTGCATTGCGCTTTGTGCCCGCCGACGTGCTTGCCACCTACGCGACGCGGCAGATTGCCCGTGGCTGCGGAATCGTGACCGTACGGCAGCGGCCGAGCACGGCGAATGGCGTGGTCTTCTTGTCATTGGAGGACGAGACCGGTACCGTCAGCGTCATCGTCTGGCCGTCCGTGATGGAGAAGTACCGACGCGAGGTATTGACGGCCTCCCTACTCGGTGTCTATGGCCAGTGGCAATGCGAAGGCGAGGTGCGGCACCTGATCGCGCAACGCTTTGTCGACTTGTCGCCCATGCTTGGATCCCTGGACACCGCGAGCAGGAATTTCTGCTAA
- a CDS encoding zinc-finger-containing protein has product MRVGRPIPAPPQPLCDYCGGKAVLARVGEEAYPYLEDHGPVWICSPCQAWIGVRARSKQHTPLGRLADAALREKKSRLHDALDPLVTAKMRRDGVNAFEARGKAMKWLIASLRIPVDSPSIHALSLEQCEQAIQCIAEFQASRGREPSGS; this is encoded by the coding sequence ATGCGTGTTGGCCGACCGATACCTGCTCCTCCTCAGCCCCTCTGCGATTACTGCGGCGGGAAGGCGGTTCTTGCCCGCGTGGGAGAAGAGGCATACCCGTATTTGGAGGACCACGGGCCTGTGTGGATCTGCTCCCCGTGCCAGGCGTGGATCGGCGTGCGTGCGCGAAGCAAGCAACACACCCCGCTTGGAAGATTGGCCGACGCGGCATTGCGCGAAAAGAAGAGCCGACTGCACGATGCCCTCGATCCGTTGGTCACTGCGAAGATGCGGCGCGACGGTGTCAATGCCTTTGAGGCGAGGGGCAAGGCAATGAAGTGGCTGATTGCATCGCTCCGCATTCCAGTCGACAGTCCCAGCATCCATGCCCTTTCGCTTGAGCAGTGCGAACAGGCCATCCAATGCATCGCCGAGTTCCAGGCCTCACGTGGGCGAGAGCCTTCGGGTTCCTGA
- a CDS encoding tyrosine-type recombinase/integrase: MRLVASTEDLVMGGRPYPGFPILLWDSMESCAEANEFLRHYLLRGAIGSRNSWEPTGRSLYDYFSFLQAHDLRWDDVDRGEKKTLLAAYRDYCFKTAGLQRNTVRNRLLYVCEFYSFAQQRGWIKQLPFGYETRRTMRTGGFLAHADGSGGTKAVRDVMPRARKDLPQYLTLTQVHALLTAAANPHHRMIIRLAVGSGLRREELASFPRAYVFDPDLAGRPERNIRVHLDPEDGQGMQTKGNKPRSIYIGRRLMKDLNHYAIHERGLRSSLSGAPQKALFLNQFGERFTDDGKSLNRIIKEIGRKAGVRVWAHLLRHTYATHTLVSLQRVRDRSRIEPLVFLKQQLGHASVQTTMVYLHLVNELADEAVLAYDDELNDLADALNGQA, translated from the coding sequence ATGCGTCTTGTCGCATCGACTGAGGATCTTGTTATGGGCGGGCGGCCCTACCCCGGCTTCCCAATCCTCCTATGGGACAGCATGGAGAGCTGCGCGGAAGCCAACGAATTCCTGCGCCACTACCTGCTCCGCGGTGCTATCGGCTCGCGTAATTCTTGGGAACCGACAGGGCGTTCTCTTTACGACTACTTCAGCTTCCTTCAGGCGCACGACCTGCGTTGGGACGACGTAGATCGCGGAGAGAAAAAAACGCTGCTCGCCGCCTATCGAGACTACTGCTTCAAAACTGCGGGTCTCCAACGCAATACTGTACGGAACCGTCTCTTATACGTGTGCGAGTTCTATTCCTTCGCACAGCAGAGGGGCTGGATCAAGCAGCTTCCTTTTGGCTATGAGACGCGACGAACGATGCGTACGGGGGGCTTTCTCGCGCATGCCGATGGAAGTGGCGGAACGAAAGCCGTGCGCGATGTGATGCCGAGGGCTCGCAAGGACCTGCCTCAATATCTCACCCTCACACAAGTCCATGCCCTATTGACTGCAGCCGCTAACCCTCATCATCGCATGATTATTAGGCTTGCCGTGGGCTCTGGCCTGCGCCGGGAGGAACTGGCCTCCTTCCCGCGCGCCTATGTCTTCGATCCAGACCTTGCCGGACGGCCAGAGCGCAACATCCGTGTCCACCTTGATCCTGAGGATGGCCAAGGGATGCAGACCAAAGGCAACAAGCCGCGCTCAATCTACATCGGCCGGCGGCTGATGAAGGACCTGAACCACTACGCAATCCATGAGCGCGGCCTGCGCTCCTCGCTAAGCGGGGCGCCGCAAAAGGCGCTGTTCCTCAATCAGTTCGGCGAGCGGTTTACGGACGATGGAAAAAGTCTGAATCGTATTATCAAGGAGATCGGCAGGAAGGCCGGCGTTCGCGTGTGGGCTCACCTTCTGCGCCATACGTACGCGACTCACACCCTCGTCTCGCTCCAGCGGGTCCGCGACCGAAGCCGAATCGAACCCCTGGTGTTTCTGAAGCAGCAGTTGGGCCACGCCTCAGTGCAGACCACGATGGTGTACCTGCATCTGGTCAATGAATTGGCTGACGAGGCTGTGCTGGCGTACGACGACGAACTCAATGACCTGGCGGATGCGCTGAATGGGCAAGCGTAA
- a CDS encoding integrase has translation MMSLARRALDQEPVGQPILDQDNLAATIISTCTINGKVVILSRYGDPKWRLVGQPTNKGASEQYVDFNAIPAGWRATMKAILWHYMRRGREGKKRPSPRAVTKLLVDAKSFLQHLVRLNITRLADVTPFACSLFVDFCRQHRQRQGSARAGELLKASSLGQLYGAVEALHELSQYTRDVMPDHPWAGTSATHLAGLTGQGTGFRGGKTPLMPDDVFTTLFQRAWSLVEAADDLLDVRDEILILRQAAGGKTPAEGIFVRSRGWADMWEFNKAVIELRTACYIVVASLSGCRNHELGFVQRGACYATEAAADDKGEPRTYNWMRSQSTKTGEGRAEWMVPEAVVTALKVMERWSAPYRAVIEAEIEALRSQNPLDPELAEAQLHMNAVFVAMTPNRGNQVRTMSLGAWNKALKSFAQNCGLDWDLASHHFRRKFASYAARSQFGDLRYLRSHFKHWSMDMTLGYALNESQEIALYAEIQTELDDIKNEVVEGWLRPGTALAGGYGRNIVSWRGGQAVTIFKDHRQMVRSLAESTSIRSNGHAWCTADDNRCVGNDLERTRCSGCNNAVIGPEYAPLYRGLHDHLQEVLACDDIGEGGRNLVRRDMQRCRDVLVTLSQGDNSESAAP, from the coding sequence GTGATGTCCCTAGCCAGAAGAGCGCTGGACCAGGAGCCTGTCGGCCAGCCAATCCTTGATCAGGACAACCTCGCCGCCACCATCATCTCGACTTGCACGATCAACGGCAAGGTGGTCATCCTCAGCCGGTACGGCGACCCAAAGTGGCGGCTCGTCGGGCAGCCTACGAACAAGGGAGCGTCGGAACAGTACGTAGACTTCAACGCCATACCCGCGGGCTGGCGGGCCACGATGAAGGCGATCTTGTGGCACTACATGCGCCGCGGACGCGAGGGAAAGAAAAGGCCGTCGCCTCGCGCCGTGACGAAGCTCCTTGTGGACGCCAAGTCATTCCTGCAGCACTTGGTGCGATTGAACATCACTAGGCTGGCCGATGTCACGCCCTTCGCGTGCTCGCTGTTCGTTGACTTCTGCAGACAGCATCGCCAGCGGCAAGGTTCCGCCAGAGCGGGAGAACTGCTGAAAGCCTCCTCGCTTGGACAGCTATACGGCGCTGTCGAGGCGCTCCATGAGTTGAGTCAGTACACGAGGGATGTAATGCCTGACCATCCTTGGGCCGGCACGTCGGCCACCCACTTGGCCGGTCTGACCGGTCAAGGAACGGGGTTTCGGGGAGGCAAGACCCCGCTTATGCCGGACGATGTGTTCACCACTCTCTTTCAGCGCGCCTGGTCATTGGTTGAAGCAGCCGATGATCTTCTTGATGTCCGCGATGAGATCTTGATCCTGCGGCAGGCGGCCGGCGGGAAGACACCGGCCGAGGGTATTTTCGTCCGAAGTCGGGGCTGGGCGGACATGTGGGAGTTCAACAAGGCGGTGATCGAACTGCGCACCGCCTGCTACATCGTCGTGGCGAGCCTTTCCGGGTGCCGCAACCATGAACTCGGCTTTGTCCAAAGGGGAGCCTGCTACGCCACGGAGGCGGCCGCAGACGACAAGGGTGAGCCCCGGACTTACAACTGGATGCGTTCGCAATCCACCAAGACAGGCGAAGGCCGCGCAGAGTGGATGGTTCCTGAGGCGGTTGTGACTGCGCTGAAGGTGATGGAGCGGTGGTCTGCTCCCTATCGGGCCGTGATCGAGGCCGAGATCGAAGCTCTTCGTTCGCAGAACCCCCTGGACCCTGAGCTTGCCGAGGCGCAACTGCATATGAACGCCGTCTTCGTGGCCATGACGCCGAACAGAGGCAACCAGGTGCGCACGATGTCACTAGGGGCGTGGAACAAGGCGTTGAAATCGTTTGCGCAGAATTGCGGCTTGGATTGGGACTTGGCCAGCCATCACTTTCGCCGGAAGTTCGCAAGCTATGCCGCCCGGAGTCAGTTCGGAGACCTGCGGTACTTACGATCACACTTCAAGCATTGGTCGATGGACATGACGCTAGGCTACGCTCTCAACGAGTCACAGGAGATTGCCCTCTACGCCGAGATCCAGACTGAACTCGACGACATCAAGAATGAAGTCGTGGAAGGCTGGCTGCGACCCGGCACCGCCCTAGCCGGTGGATACGGTCGAAATATCGTGTCCTGGCGGGGCGGCCAGGCCGTGACCATTTTCAAAGACCACCGCCAGATGGTTCGGTCGTTGGCGGAAAGTACGTCCATCCGCAGCAACGGGCATGCGTGGTGCACAGCCGACGATAACCGGTGTGTCGGCAATGATCTAGAGCGCACGCGTTGCAGCGGCTGCAATAACGCGGTCATCGGGCCAGAGTACGCTCCGCTCTATCGGGGCCTCCATGATCATCTGCAGGAGGTGCTAGCCTGTGATGACATCGGCGAAGGCGGACGAAATCTGGTCCGCCGAGACATGCAGCGTTGTCGCGATGTGTTGGTGACCCTGAGTCAGGGGGACAATTCGGAGTCTGCCGCGCCATGA
- the panP gene encoding pyridoxal-dependent aspartate 1-decarboxylase PanP — MQMKPDISREGTSQSTDGGDDCPLRWFDADRGAFESLERWIAEHPADFFAGEHFDPVGACATREAVFASVELPETPTSPQAHADHLLNDVFRHVMPVASPTFVGHMTSSLPSFMPSLAKVVAALNQNVVKLETSGALTGLERKVIGMLHKLVFAQDTAFYARWLHDADHALGAICSGGTVANLTALWASRNNLLGARDGFAGIHRAGLVAALRHYGHDGLAVVVSERGHYSLRKAADVLGIGRDNLVPVGVDADGRMRIDLLRDTMRDLQQRNIRPMAIVGIAGTTETGAVDPLDAIADVAQEAGCHFHVDAAWGGATLLSERERWRFAGIERADSVVIDAHKQFYVPMGAGMVLFRHAAWTQDIIQHANYIVRKGSVDLGRHTLEGSRGAAAIMLYANFHLLGRKGLAQLIERSIDNARYFASLIVQQPDFELDSHPQLCILTYRHVPETVRAALATASAGRREKMLDALDALTISIQEMQRDAGRSFVSRTQLTSTQWSGRPIAVFRVVLANPDTTHAILQDILDEQRALAAASPCMAPLMALAVAPDA, encoded by the coding sequence ATGCAAATGAAGCCGGACATCTCTCGCGAAGGGACCTCACAAAGCACGGACGGGGGCGACGACTGCCCCTTGCGCTGGTTCGACGCGGATCGGGGTGCATTCGAATCGCTCGAGCGATGGATCGCCGAGCATCCGGCGGATTTCTTTGCGGGTGAGCATTTTGATCCGGTTGGCGCGTGCGCTACACGCGAGGCTGTATTCGCGTCGGTTGAGCTGCCCGAGACGCCGACATCGCCGCAAGCGCATGCCGATCATCTGCTCAACGACGTGTTTCGGCACGTGATGCCCGTGGCATCGCCCACGTTCGTCGGACACATGACGTCGTCGCTGCCGTCGTTCATGCCCTCGCTGGCCAAGGTGGTGGCAGCGCTGAACCAGAACGTCGTGAAGCTCGAGACGTCCGGCGCGCTGACTGGGCTTGAGCGCAAGGTCATCGGCATGCTGCACAAGCTGGTGTTTGCCCAGGACACCGCGTTCTATGCGAGATGGTTGCACGATGCCGACCACGCGCTCGGCGCGATCTGCTCCGGCGGCACGGTTGCCAACCTCACCGCGCTATGGGCGAGCCGCAACAACTTGCTGGGCGCGCGTGATGGCTTCGCCGGCATCCATCGCGCCGGACTGGTGGCTGCGCTGCGCCATTACGGCCATGACGGGCTTGCGGTCGTCGTCTCAGAGCGCGGGCACTACTCGTTGCGAAAGGCAGCCGATGTCCTTGGCATCGGGCGCGACAATCTCGTGCCGGTCGGGGTCGATGCAGACGGTCGCATGCGCATCGACCTGCTGCGCGATACCATGCGTGACCTGCAGCAGCGCAACATCCGGCCGATGGCGATCGTCGGCATAGCGGGGACGACCGAGACGGGCGCGGTCGATCCGCTCGACGCGATCGCGGATGTTGCTCAGGAGGCCGGCTGCCATTTCCACGTGGATGCCGCATGGGGCGGCGCAACACTGCTGTCGGAGCGCGAGCGCTGGCGCTTCGCGGGCATCGAGCGTGCCGATTCCGTCGTCATCGATGCGCACAAGCAGTTCTACGTGCCGATGGGCGCCGGCATGGTGCTGTTCCGGCACGCGGCGTGGACGCAGGACATCATCCAGCATGCGAACTACATCGTGCGCAAGGGCTCGGTGGACCTGGGGCGCCATACGCTCGAAGGATCGCGCGGCGCGGCGGCGATCATGCTCTATGCGAACTTTCATCTGCTCGGTCGCAAGGGGTTGGCGCAGTTGATCGAACGTAGCATCGATAACGCCCGCTACTTTGCATCCCTGATAGTGCAGCAGCCGGATTTCGAGCTCGACAGCCACCCGCAGCTTTGCATCCTGACCTATCGCCATGTGCCCGAGACCGTGCGTGCCGCGCTGGCAACCGCTTCGGCCGGCAGGCGCGAGAAGATGCTGGACGCGCTGGATGCGCTGACCATCAGCATTCAGGAAATGCAGCGCGATGCCGGCCGCTCATTCGTATCGCGCACGCAGTTGACGTCGACACAGTGGAGTGGCCGCCCGATTGCCGTTTTCCGCGTGGTGCTGGCCAACCCGGATACGACGCATGCCATCCTGCAGGACATCCTCGACGAACAGCGCGCGCTGGCGGCGGCCAGCCCATGCATGGCGCCGCTGATGGCACTGGCGGTGGCGCCGGACGCGTGA